ATAGGTAATTACGGATGTTGTCGTAAATTTTTCCTAGGCCTAATGGTTCAAACAAAAGGAAACCGATAATTAATGCGCCATAAATCATGAGTGGGATGTGGGCGAGCAAGTTGGTCGACACATCCAACCAACCCATGCCAGCGAGTGCAATCACAATGTTTGTGAGCAAAATAGGAACAAGCAATACAAAACCTGCACCTAAATAGGCCCCTAAGACACTGCCTAATCCCCCCACCAGCACCATGGCGACTAATTGCACGGAAATGTTGAAATTAAATTGCTCTGGCGTAACGGCTTGGTAATAGCAAAAGGCTAAGATGGCACCCGTAACCCCGCCTAAAAAAGAACTGGTAAAAAAAGCCACCAATTTATAGCGAACCACATTCACACCAATTACAGCAGCGGCATAGTCTTTATCGCGCACAGCAACTAAGGCCCTACCTATGCTGGTTCGTTTGATGTTTAAAATCAGCAAAGTGACAAAAACGACCCATAACAACGCTAAGTAATAGCGAGCCATGTCTGATTTCAGGGCAACAAATAGAAAAGAGGTTGCTGGAGTTTGTAAGGTGGCTTGGGCTCCCCCGCTAATGACAGGAACGTTGATAATGGTCCAGTCAACTAAGTACTGCATAGCTAAGGTTGCCATGACCAGATACAGACCTTTGACCCGTAAGGCGGCAGCACCAAAAATACTCCCAATCACTGCTGAAGCAAGTCCTGCGCCTAAAAGAGCTAACTCTAAAGGTAATCCGGCCCGAGTCAGGTGAATACTCGTATATGCCCCTATCGCCATCACAGAGGCAAAGCCAAAGTGCAACTGCCCAGCAATCCCCATCAGGAGGGTTAACGAAAGCGCAGC
This Paenalcaligenes faecalis DNA region includes the following protein-coding sequences:
- a CDS encoding branched-chain amino acid ABC transporter permease, which gives rise to MFYRLSGIHHTRYETARRLWPIPADRRQIWFLLVLGLVAPFLFSNFHLTSYIMPWLILSAAALSLTLLMGIAGQLHFGFASVMAIGAYTSIHLTRAGLPLELALLGAGLASAVIGSIFGAAALRVKGLYLVMATLAMQYLVDWTIINVPVISGGAQATLQTPATSFLFVALKSDMARYYLALLWVVFVTLLILNIKRTSIGRALVAVRDKDYAAAVIGVNVVRYKLVAFFTSSFLGGVTGAILAFCYYQAVTPEQFNFNISVQLVAMVLVGGLGSVLGAYLGAGFVLLVPILLTNIVIALAGMGWLDVSTNLLAHIPLMIYGALIIGFLLFEPLGLGKIYDNIRNYLLVWPFRHSKL